One Argiope bruennichi chromosome 5, qqArgBrue1.1, whole genome shotgun sequence DNA segment encodes these proteins:
- the LOC129968610 gene encoding zinc finger protein 652-like, translating into MGKKKKWNRPLCDNTNQCFPQGEFCINVEHPDSNNFQTFEPRLGVTVPNWSRPSIQSQLRCEICERVFQYPSQLRDHMLIHTRVRRFVCQVCGMKFMKEHHLKAHQATHSSVKPFACPICGRTFTLKANMERHTYIHNTERRFTCDQCGKKFSQPQTLKMHMISHSDVKPFACNICGKGLSRAHNLRAHMAIHRNNKPFKCHLCNSSFTLKGNMQRHLKEKHGVTEAEIPQHQEPAPSLSSESFILSLDPADAVGSPTGSRISEEDMSQNCNHNQAADLPQNNKRRKNPPKRVKCETPNSEHENISKSSPSDQDHHRQPEYQGVPVSTVNNVMPAPNNFQQVQSNTLVPVNNSFPSSSQLQLCNPPLNVGNPSDHKPFTPCALPLQASLGHSSFGPVSVASFLPRPPGFYADSGMLTVPPNPFPNENVESKLQTIHSAIDDLAGKLSSPHEKVMAIHEALDELIHLRPENPANNFRCVKNERMGN; encoded by the coding sequence ATGggtaagaaaaagaaatggaatcgACCCCTCTGTGATAACACTAACCAGTGCTTCCCTCAGGGGGAGTTCTGTATTAATGTAGAACACCCGGATTCCAATAACTTTCAGACTTTCGAGCCACGTCTAGGAGTGACAGTGCCCAACTGGTCAAGACCTTCTATACAGTCTCAGCTGCGGTGCGAAATATGCGAGCGCGTATTCCAGTATCCTAGTCAACTGCGCGATCATATGCTAATTCATACTCGTGTGCGGCGATTTGTTTGTCAAGTATGTGGAATGAAGTTTATGAAAGAGCATCATCTTAAAGCTCATCAAGCTACTCATAGCTCGGTGAAGCCTTTCGCTTGTCCCATATGTGGACGCACATTTACATTAAAAGCAAACATGGAAagacatacatacatacataacaCAGAACGACGTTTCACTTGCGATCAGTGTGGGAAAAAGTTCTCTCAGCcacaaacattaaaaatgcacatGATTTCACACTCTGATGTGAAGCCATTTGCCTGCAACATCTGCGGGAAAGGTTTGTCCAGGGCACATAATCTCAGAGCGCACATGGCGATCCATCGGAATAACAAACCTTTCAAATGCCATCTTTGTAATAGCTCTTTCACACTGAAAGGAAACATGCAAAGGCATCTTAAAGAAAAACATGGTGTGACGGAAGCCGAGATACCTCAACATCAAGAACCGGCCCCAAGTTTGTCCAGCGAAAGTTTCATCTTGTCACTAGATCCAGCCGATGCAGTAGGTTCGCCTACAGGATCCAGAATTAGTGAGGAGGACATGTCTCAGAACTGTAACCACAACCAAGCTGCTGATCTACCTCAAAACAATAAACGCAGGAAAAATCCCCCCAAAAGAGTGAAATGCGAAACTCCAAACAGCGAACATGAGAACATTAGTAAAAGTTCACCCAGTGATCAGGATCACCATCGCCAACCAGAATACCAGGGTGTTCCAGTGTCAACTGTGAACAATGTGATGCCCGCTCCAAATAATTTCCAGCAAGTTCAGTCAAACACACTAGTGCCAGTGAACAACTCTTTTCCTTCCAGTTCACAGTTACAGCTGTGTAATCCTCCTCTAAATGTGGGAAATCCGTCAGATCATAAACCATTTACTCCATGTGCTTTGCCTTTACAAGCGAGTTTAGGGCATTCCAGCTTTGGACCTGTGTCAGTGGCTAGTTTCTTGCCCAGGCCTCCTGGGTTCTATGCAGACAGTGGCATGCTGACAGTTCCGCCAAATCCATTCCCAAATGAAAATGTAGAATCCAAGCTTCAGACGATTCATTCAGCTATTGATGATTTAGCGGGTAAACTATCTTCTCCACATGAGAAGGTTATGGCGATACATGAAGCTCTGGACGAACTCATACATTTGCGTCCAGAAAATCCAGCAAATAACTTTAGATGtgtcaaaaatgaaagaatgggAAATTAA